The following proteins come from a genomic window of Bactrocera dorsalis isolate Fly_Bdor chromosome 6, ASM2337382v1, whole genome shotgun sequence:
- the LOC125779381 gene encoding uncharacterized protein LOC125779381 translates to MAPTITNSPKPRSMSPTITNSPKPRRMSSAISIRSRSATRSITPISEDETMSRRIQRFKSTLPTIREEKECDDRTTRKTISHRRKHTSSRHVACGICKKDHRLVTCATYSAYNINKKYEAVIKYNYCVNCLARSHKTGGCTSKNRCSVCHGKHHSSLHGHPRLYPTNDANVVEKHPLAIETRLPSLLAKQTLVPTLKIRLRCDGEWHKVRAILNPTLKITNIAAELVKHLKLPITYLNTYRICSIQISSNNDTKFSLECNAVITHKLPKKPYERDLSDDVQMRFEHLVLADPQFHSNREITLEIGADVYPQIIRNGLFKPDNGTVVAQNTAFGWTLTGTI, encoded by the coding sequence ATGGCCCCAACAATCACCAACTCACCCAAACCTCGTTCTATGAGCCCAACAATCACCAACTCACCCAAACCTCGTCGCATGAGCTCAGCAATTAGCATCCGGTCCCGTAGCGCAACCCGCAGCATTACACCGATTTCGGAAGACGAAACGATGTCCCGACGCATTCAACGTTTCAAGTCGACCCTTCCCACTATTCGTGAAGAAAAGGAATGTGATGATCGCACAACACGGAAAACgatctcacatcgaagaaaacacaCATCATCCCGTCATGTCGCTTGCGGAATATGCAAGAAAGACCACCGTCTAGTGACTTGCGCTACGTACTCGGCatataacataaacaaaaaatacgaagCAGTAATCAAATACAACTACTGCGTTAATTGCTTAGCCAGGTCGCACAAGACAGGAGGATGCACCAGCAAAAATAGATGTTCCGTTTGTCATGGGAAACATCATTCATCCCTACACGGACATCCGAGGCTATACCCGACCAACGATGCCAATGTTGTGGAGAAACATCCACTTGCAATAGAGACCCGACTACCATCCTTACTGGCTAAGCAGACCCTAGTACCCACATTGAAGATACGATTAAGATGCGATGGTGAATGGCATAAAGTTCGAGCCATTTTAAACCCTACCCTCAAAATCACGAATATAGCAGCTGAACTCGTCAAACACTTAAAACTGCCAATTACATACCTTAACACGTATCGTATTTGTAGCATACAAATCAGCTCAAATAATGACACAAAGTTTTCTCTGGAATGTAACGCAGTTATCACCCACAAGCTACCCAAAAAACCCTATGAGCGAGATCTAAGCGACGATGTGCAAatgcgctttgaacacttagtTCTCGCTGACCCTCAATTCCACAGCAACAGGGAGATAACGTTGGAGATTGGAGCAGATGTGTACCCTCAAATCATCAGAAATGGACTATTCAAACCCGATAATGGTACGGTGGTAGCGCAGAACACAGCATTTGGCTGGACCCTTACTGGCACCATCTAA